In Streptomyces capitiformicae, one genomic interval encodes:
- a CDS encoding helix-turn-helix transcriptional regulator, whose translation MTEVVPQAGSRSPDGSPTGRTTESARLREEADLARAGRGRLVIVRGPSGIGKSALLDGVPGDGFTVLRVTCRETDSATAYAAASELLRTPADLQPRAREQLAAALSAATPLTGAYPTLRRLERCVALLAAHRPLALVVDDAHWCDASSLRWLRFLLTRSRHRPLLVLAASRDRATPPDGDELEQLTAWHASAVLGLGPLDPATVADVVGQRLGTPEPQFAQECARLSGGNPRLLHQLLDALSNAGVQPRAGEAERVVERGRATVRASLRTRLAMLPQPVRNVLAALAVAGDIGPALVGAMARVSAGRARTALAVLREEGIVTPDGSGFVHETIRQAVIDTLPPREQTQLCERAVALLNDTAQPVRQVAEQLLRLPRLECAWMADALHTAADEAMHQGEPMESVRYLRRLLADQCDPAERERTRIRLAETLMRLDPAAALPDLLAAVRRAATPVEQARLAIRYGDAAIATQRVLTAEPVLAAALEALRTATGGRPSPEEAELECRLRSTLVVIGISRAPDSRSGRARVQESATALRTTRQPAGDTLEERRILAAQALLTAVESRSAPAAVTLAQRALTSAVWDDWISHQSSWVLALADEVELSSQVFEQALDVSRDQGNDWVHHQHLALRGLTLYLRGAIHEGLAEARRALELDERASWRRSSTLPPSVMAVLLTAAGRPEAADKLLARRGIIEGADTPDGELGWARCLLSMYWGWSRWRRGDRAGALRTFLRTGDELRASGVVNPVISPWWMYAVKLLVKDGRAPEARELIEQVATPAANWGTPRALGQVLLARAAAADQRKSIGLYLEAADVLAGAPDLASRIQVDYQLGRALLQAGDPAAARKHLRQAVDLATRTGAHGSAGAAAELLVMAGGRLRKATDGPASLLLTRSELQIAELAMRGVSNQRIADELFITLRTVETHLTATYRKLGVSNRRELSQILPRWRHGQDAPRAEGGAGGPAVRVARGSAGSR comes from the coding sequence TTGACGGAAGTCGTGCCACAAGCCGGTTCCCGCTCGCCAGACGGTTCTCCGACCGGCCGTACGACCGAGTCGGCACGCCTGAGGGAGGAGGCCGACCTGGCCCGGGCGGGCCGGGGCAGGCTGGTCATCGTGCGCGGGCCGTCCGGCATCGGCAAGAGCGCCCTGCTGGACGGGGTGCCGGGTGACGGGTTCACCGTCCTGCGTGTCACCTGCCGGGAGACGGACTCCGCCACGGCGTACGCGGCGGCCTCGGAACTCCTGCGGACGCCCGCGGATCTCCAGCCCAGGGCCCGGGAGCAGTTGGCGGCGGCCCTGTCCGCCGCCACGCCCCTGACCGGGGCGTACCCGACATTGCGGCGGCTGGAGCGGTGCGTGGCCCTGCTCGCGGCCCACCGGCCGCTGGCCCTGGTGGTCGACGACGCGCACTGGTGCGACGCGTCCTCGCTGCGCTGGCTGCGCTTCCTGTTGACCAGGTCGCGGCACCGCCCGCTGCTGGTGCTGGCGGCCTCGAGGGATCGGGCGACACCTCCGGACGGCGACGAACTGGAGCAGCTCACAGCCTGGCACGCGTCGGCCGTGCTCGGCCTTGGCCCACTGGACCCGGCGACCGTCGCCGATGTCGTGGGGCAGCGGCTCGGCACCCCGGAACCGCAGTTCGCACAGGAGTGCGCCAGGTTGTCGGGCGGCAATCCGCGGCTGCTGCACCAACTGCTCGACGCTCTGTCGAACGCGGGAGTACAGCCTCGGGCCGGTGAGGCAGAGCGGGTCGTGGAACGCGGCCGGGCCACGGTACGGGCTTCGCTGCGGACGCGGTTGGCCATGCTGCCCCAGCCGGTGCGGAACGTCTTGGCGGCCCTGGCCGTGGCGGGTGACATCGGCCCCGCGCTGGTCGGCGCGATGGCCCGGGTGTCCGCCGGACGGGCCCGGACGGCACTGGCCGTACTGCGCGAGGAAGGCATCGTCACGCCGGACGGATCCGGTTTCGTCCACGAGACGATCCGGCAGGCGGTGATCGACACGCTCCCACCGCGAGAGCAGACGCAGTTGTGCGAGCGTGCCGTGGCACTGCTGAACGACACCGCCCAGCCGGTTCGGCAGGTGGCGGAACAGTTACTGCGACTACCCCGTCTGGAGTGCGCCTGGATGGCCGACGCGCTGCACACCGCCGCGGACGAGGCAATGCACCAGGGCGAGCCGATGGAAAGCGTGCGGTACCTGCGACGGCTACTGGCCGACCAGTGCGACCCGGCGGAGCGGGAGCGGACCCGGATCCGGCTGGCGGAGACGCTGATGCGGCTGGACCCGGCGGCCGCGCTCCCCGACCTGCTCGCGGCCGTACGCCGGGCGGCCACCCCGGTCGAACAGGCCCGCCTCGCCATACGGTACGGCGACGCGGCGATCGCCACGCAGCGCGTACTCACGGCCGAGCCCGTACTCGCCGCGGCCCTGGAGGCACTGCGTACGGCGACGGGCGGGCGGCCCAGCCCGGAGGAGGCGGAGCTGGAGTGCCGACTGCGGTCCACTCTGGTGGTCATCGGAATCAGCCGGGCGCCGGACTCCCGGAGCGGCCGAGCCCGGGTACAGGAGTCGGCGACCGCGCTGAGGACCACGAGGCAGCCCGCGGGCGACACTCTCGAGGAACGGCGGATACTCGCCGCCCAGGCACTGCTCACAGCGGTGGAAAGCCGGTCGGCGCCAGCCGCCGTGACGCTCGCGCAGCGGGCTCTCACGAGCGCAGTCTGGGATGACTGGATATCACACCAAAGCAGCTGGGTCCTGGCCCTGGCCGACGAGGTCGAACTGTCGTCCCAGGTCTTCGAGCAGGCGCTGGACGTGTCGCGGGACCAGGGCAACGACTGGGTTCATCACCAGCACCTGGCCCTGAGGGGGCTGACGCTGTACCTCCGGGGGGCCATCCACGAAGGCCTGGCAGAGGCGCGGCGCGCACTGGAGCTCGACGAGCGGGCATCCTGGCGTCGGTCCTCGACGCTTCCGCCCTCGGTCATGGCGGTCTTACTGACCGCGGCGGGGCGCCCGGAGGCGGCCGACAAGCTACTGGCACGGCGCGGAATCATCGAGGGGGCGGATACGCCGGACGGTGAACTCGGCTGGGCCCGGTGTCTGCTGTCCATGTACTGGGGGTGGTCGCGGTGGCGGCGGGGCGACCGGGCCGGCGCGCTGCGTACATTCCTGCGTACAGGCGACGAGTTGAGGGCCTCCGGTGTCGTCAACCCGGTGATCTCGCCCTGGTGGATGTACGCGGTGAAGCTCCTCGTCAAGGACGGACGGGCGCCGGAGGCGCGTGAGCTGATCGAGCAGGTCGCCACGCCGGCAGCCAACTGGGGCACGCCCCGTGCCCTCGGCCAGGTGCTGCTGGCCCGGGCCGCGGCGGCGGACCAACGGAAGTCGATCGGCCTCTACCTGGAGGCGGCCGACGTGCTCGCCGGGGCGCCCGATCTGGCCTCCCGCATCCAGGTCGACTACCAACTGGGGCGCGCGTTGTTGCAGGCCGGTGACCCGGCCGCGGCCCGCAAGCACCTGCGGCAGGCCGTCGACCTCGCCACCCGGACCGGCGCCCACGGCTCGGCGGGCGCCGCCGCCGAACTCCTGGTCATGGCGGGCGGTCGACTGCGGAAGGCGACCGACGGCCCGGCGAGTCTCCTGCTGACCAGGTCCGAACTCCAGATCGCGGAGCTGGCCATGCGGGGCGTGAGCAACCAGCGGATCGCCGACGAGCTGTTCATCACGCTGCGCACCGTCGAGACCCATCTGACGGCCACCTATCGCAAACTCGGTGTCAGCAACCGACGGGAGCTGTCGCAGATCCTGCCGCGCTGGCGGCACGGCCAGGACGCACCGCGGGCCGAGGGCGGAGCCGGCGGACCGGCCGTTCGCGTGGCACGCGGCTCGGCGGGGAGCCGGTGA
- a CDS encoding non-ribosomal peptide synthetase: protein MTATAKRESHTTRAENRTVSATNRATQKDGPMPTESRDAVFTRPVTPSERIQFLASPAEIPAVMQVLVEGHGRIDVAELRHAVTVTAEACPGTRLALNGANWTDTGRAPEVRVLDRRCLDRDELADEPALHTPLIGEGEPTCEVLLVDGPDSTVVFRANHGVMDGGGMRHWIVSVFAALRGEPPIEAKSAVTDLEFVNLLHAASLSTTAAEKTEDSEETKDSEAGEGAVTEADIPATGTGVPTEDQPPLTDVELFFQLLASSSGDDPGVAPSTWSPVLAHPQQRGSRRLFWRRRTIDGNHLGLVAKLATAITKASGLDRARFGIPVDLRRHDPELRTTGNLTMGISVDVQAGDDWRTAHQSVLSALADRRELPPGPVPTQVVPVPLEDIRQGGAAMDAQVTLTGEYFGSAVLSSLGRVALAEVSTDVFEAASVYALPMLLAMSPPMFTIMECDGRAEIVLGWHDGPEAIARGEQLLDDVVEELVPLAHRGPHARGLGHEQAEAAAPALAPTAPTAPTAPTAPTAPTTLTALFREQVSRTPDAIALCGPEGPVTYGDLGRRADAVASALRERGIGKGDVIGLLADRGVALLAGMWGVLQAGAAFLPLEPGHPDSRLLDLLADAGSPLCLVQDSHRTRLGDWPSFDVLVLERVGAAEAGPGTEPGSGPTADPAPDPVEAEDLAYVIYTSGSTGRPKGVEVTHRSVVNYVRWAVRLYGMDAATRIPLFASVAFDWTYNSVFPPLLSGGTVLLVPEEPNHLVLRKLLEESGANTLSLTPTHLDLIGRLGLSPSGFKVVAAAGEPLTGLLAERTQRIFGPDCRIVNAYGPTEATIACTAGVFDAEQHSGSPTVPIGLPADSSAVYLIAADRQFTEPGQIGEICVSGAALALGYRQRPDLTRDRFVRLGDGTRVYRTGDLGRLLPDGSLECLGRIDHQVKVNGVRVEPAEIARCLEEHPAVERAVVTARVRPSDGRRVLCAHVVLNTPVETDLLAVHAAARLPRAMVPTVLLQVAELPRTSSDKIDVQALPDPFAQEPGTPAPVARTVVRDEVEEAVAQVWGRVLAVDPERLGADADFHLLGGDSVSLIAMLGGVSTEVVGAELEERFLDHLLPRILADPTLEQVCSAVRKVRVADTEAAGHAGHAGHAGHAGHAGHAGHAGGPAQTDSLQSSPS, encoded by the coding sequence ATGACGGCCACGGCCAAGCGGGAGAGCCACACGACGCGGGCGGAGAACCGCACGGTGTCGGCGACGAACCGCGCGACGCAGAAGGACGGACCGATGCCGACGGAATCCAGGGACGCCGTGTTCACACGGCCCGTGACCCCCAGCGAGCGAATCCAGTTCCTCGCCTCGCCTGCCGAGATTCCTGCGGTGATGCAGGTTCTCGTCGAGGGGCACGGCCGCATCGACGTCGCCGAGCTGCGGCACGCGGTCACTGTCACTGCCGAGGCATGCCCCGGGACCCGGCTGGCGCTGAACGGCGCGAACTGGACGGACACCGGCCGGGCACCCGAGGTGCGGGTACTGGACCGCCGGTGTCTCGACCGGGACGAACTGGCGGACGAGCCCGCCCTGCACACCCCGCTCATCGGCGAGGGCGAGCCCACCTGTGAGGTGCTGCTCGTCGACGGCCCCGACAGTACGGTCGTCTTCCGCGCCAACCACGGTGTCATGGACGGGGGCGGGATGCGCCACTGGATCGTCTCCGTTTTCGCCGCTCTTCGCGGCGAACCGCCCATCGAGGCCAAGTCGGCTGTCACGGACTTGGAGTTCGTCAACCTGCTGCACGCCGCGAGCCTGTCCACGACGGCCGCGGAGAAGACGGAGGACTCGGAGGAGACGAAGGACTCGGAGGCCGGCGAAGGCGCCGTGACCGAGGCGGACATTCCCGCAACCGGAACCGGCGTCCCGACAGAGGACCAACCCCCGCTCACGGATGTCGAGTTGTTCTTCCAGCTCCTCGCGAGCTCTTCGGGCGACGATCCGGGGGTCGCCCCCTCCACCTGGTCGCCGGTGCTCGCCCATCCACAACAGCGAGGCAGCCGCAGGCTGTTCTGGCGGCGGCGTACCATCGACGGCAACCATCTGGGGCTGGTGGCGAAGCTGGCCACCGCGATCACCAAGGCCAGTGGGCTGGACCGGGCGCGCTTCGGCATCCCCGTCGATCTGCGCCGCCATGATCCCGAGCTGCGCACCACCGGCAATCTGACCATGGGCATATCCGTCGACGTCCAGGCGGGCGACGACTGGCGGACGGCCCACCAGAGCGTGCTGTCCGCGCTGGCCGACCGGCGGGAACTGCCGCCGGGGCCGGTTCCCACGCAGGTCGTGCCGGTGCCGCTGGAGGACATCCGGCAGGGCGGCGCCGCCATGGACGCCCAGGTCACGCTCACGGGCGAGTACTTCGGCTCAGCCGTCCTGTCCAGCCTGGGCCGGGTCGCGCTCGCCGAGGTCAGCACGGACGTCTTCGAGGCGGCCTCGGTCTACGCGCTCCCGATGCTTCTGGCCATGAGCCCACCGATGTTCACCATCATGGAGTGCGACGGCCGGGCCGAGATCGTCCTCGGCTGGCACGACGGGCCGGAGGCCATCGCCCGGGGCGAACAGCTGCTGGACGACGTCGTCGAGGAGTTGGTGCCCCTCGCGCACCGCGGCCCTCATGCGCGCGGCCTCGGCCACGAGCAGGCGGAGGCGGCTGCCCCCGCGCTCGCCCCGACCGCACCCACCGCACCCACCGCACCCACCGCACCCACCGCACCCACCACCCTTACCGCGCTCTTCCGCGAGCAGGTGAGCAGGACCCCGGACGCCATCGCGCTGTGCGGCCCGGAGGGGCCGGTCACGTACGGCGACCTGGGCCGCCGGGCGGACGCGGTGGCCAGCGCGCTGCGCGAGCGCGGCATCGGCAAGGGAGACGTGATCGGTCTGCTCGCGGACCGCGGTGTCGCCCTGCTCGCCGGGATGTGGGGGGTGCTGCAGGCGGGCGCCGCGTTCCTGCCGCTGGAGCCGGGGCACCCGGACAGCCGCCTCCTCGACCTGCTGGCGGACGCCGGTTCCCCACTCTGCCTGGTCCAGGACAGCCACCGTACGCGGCTCGGCGACTGGCCCTCCTTCGACGTGCTCGTGCTGGAGCGGGTCGGTGCCGCAGAAGCCGGTCCGGGCACCGAACCGGGTTCCGGGCCGACTGCCGATCCGGCGCCGGACCCGGTAGAGGCCGAGGACCTGGCGTATGTCATCTACACATCCGGTTCCACGGGCCGCCCCAAGGGTGTCGAGGTCACTCACCGGAGTGTGGTCAACTACGTCCGCTGGGCGGTCCGGCTCTACGGGATGGACGCCGCCACCCGCATCCCGCTGTTCGCCTCGGTCGCGTTCGACTGGACGTACAACTCGGTTTTCCCGCCGCTGCTTTCGGGCGGCACGGTGCTGCTGGTGCCCGAGGAGCCCAACCATCTGGTGCTGCGGAAACTCCTCGAGGAGTCGGGGGCCAACACCCTTTCCCTCACCCCGACCCATCTCGATCTGATCGGCCGGCTCGGGCTCTCGCCGAGCGGGTTCAAGGTGGTCGCGGCTGCGGGGGAGCCGCTCACCGGGCTGCTCGCCGAGCGCACTCAGCGGATCTTCGGCCCGGACTGCCGGATCGTCAACGCGTACGGCCCCACCGAGGCAACCATCGCGTGCACGGCCGGCGTGTTCGACGCCGAGCAGCATTCCGGGTCCCCCACCGTTCCCATCGGGCTGCCCGCCGACAGCTCCGCGGTCTATCTGATCGCCGCGGACCGGCAGTTCACCGAGCCGGGACAGATCGGCGAGATCTGTGTCTCGGGCGCGGCCCTCGCGCTCGGTTACCGGCAGAGGCCCGATCTGACCCGGGACCGATTCGTCCGCCTCGGCGACGGCACCCGGGTGTACCGGACCGGTGACCTGGGGCGGCTGCTACCCGACGGCTCCCTGGAATGCCTCGGCCGGATCGACCATCAGGTCAAGGTGAACGGGGTGCGGGTGGAGCCCGCCGAGATCGCCCGCTGTCTGGAGGAACACCCGGCGGTGGAACGGGCGGTCGTGACAGCACGGGTCCGGCCCAGTGACGGCCGGAGAGTACTGTGCGCCCATGTGGTCCTCAACACCCCGGTGGAGACCGACCTGTTGGCGGTTCACGCGGCGGCACGGCTACCCCGTGCCATGGTGCCGACGGTGCTGCTGCAGGTGGCGGAGCTGCCCCGCACCAGCAGTGACAAGATCGACGTCCAGGCGCTCCCCGACCCGTTCGCCCAGGAGCCCGGCACCCCTGCCCCCGTCGCGCGAACCGTCGTACGTGACGAGGTCGAGGAAGCCGTCGCCCAGGTCTGGGGGCGGGTCCTGGCTGTCGACCCCGAACGGCTCGGCGCCGACGCCGACTTCCATCTGCTGGGCGGGGATTCGGTTTCGCTGATCGCCATGCTCGGTGGTGTGTCCACGGAGGTGGTGGGGGCCGAACTGGAGGAACGGTTCCTGGATCACCTCCTCCCGCGGATCCTCGCCGATCCGACCCTGGAGCAGGTCTGTTCCGCGGTCCGAAAGGTCAGAGTGGCGGACACGGAGGCCGCGGGGCACGCGGGGCACGCGGGGCACGCGGGGCACGCGGGGCACGCGGGGCACGCGGGGCACGCGGGCGGACCCGCGCAGACGGACTCCCTCCAGTCGAGTCCCTCTTGA
- a CDS encoding AAA family ATPase produces the protein MAADRTSPTDRSQPEEPWPHQRHNGLLVDREQACERLRVALGGLVKGRSAAVRVLGVPGSGRSALLRWTADLAEQSGVRVMYGRGSAQESGLRYGVVQQLLGSAYRRDRYTSDERAARQAPNGRALTADLCRTFLRAARQRPLLVVVDGLEWADPWSRNLLDALSRRLRQAPVLLVTAAGPTSTEQAASGLTEGAGETVELRPLSVSGIRTVLERAHGGPVDDAFVEAAARATRGSPKVLCAAVVPLVRGPQSWSPGALAELTSRAKDAADKQVSELLDALPGDLVLLLRAIVVCGRELPPALFCRLAGLRTLSAPRAITMLRAAGLLAPGEPWAVSDEETAACVLAGLAPEAREELYAAAALLGHKTAIEDEKLARLLLGTRRTGHAWAVQALHRAAAASRNRGDNAMSARCLQRALDEDMDKGEQAQLLLELGAAEMAESPHAGDAPLVQVFMDTTNGVLAPLRLGAIDLLYAKGVEAVATRLAAQDTPVGEPLSPAAPWPMELTNPQDQSHDQLLERLLDSSPAAALAGHPVRSALTAWRLMLRGQSADRSQELARLALGQSQGDSSLFATRIMACRVLVVHGRYDEALAGLDAVLTETSQQYMETVHARALEARAWALLRCARLKEAELDLNLVRKRLPAHRWHPSVSLRFTTLEMVLRVYRSQFGAALRLAEEAGQGAEWDATGWPGLLWARGCARLGDGDAVGAATDLEECGRRLLHKQIVHPNFISWRYFAAVARHVCGDVEAATRLAEEHQRLSSAWNKPSAVGTIAVGIALASDRELGEDALVRAARAVSSSDTLPSAPELAAWTAALLSAGTSAVPVIGLETGADPG, from the coding sequence ATGGCCGCGGACCGCACTTCGCCGACCGACCGGTCGCAGCCGGAAGAACCGTGGCCCCACCAGCGGCACAACGGGCTCCTGGTGGACCGCGAGCAGGCGTGCGAACGGCTGCGGGTGGCACTGGGCGGGCTGGTCAAGGGCCGGTCGGCGGCCGTCAGGGTGCTCGGGGTGCCGGGCTCGGGCCGCAGCGCGCTGCTGCGGTGGACCGCGGACCTCGCCGAGCAGTCGGGCGTACGGGTGATGTACGGGCGTGGCTCGGCCCAGGAGTCCGGGCTGAGGTACGGCGTCGTCCAGCAACTGCTCGGCTCCGCGTACCGCCGCGACCGTTACACATCCGATGAGCGGGCCGCGCGGCAGGCGCCGAACGGCCGGGCGCTGACCGCCGATCTGTGCCGGACCTTTCTGCGGGCAGCGCGGCAGCGCCCCCTGCTCGTCGTGGTCGACGGCCTGGAGTGGGCGGACCCCTGGTCCCGGAACCTGCTCGACGCGCTGTCGCGGCGGCTGCGGCAGGCTCCGGTGCTCCTGGTCACCGCTGCCGGACCTACCTCGACCGAGCAGGCGGCATCCGGTCTGACGGAAGGCGCGGGAGAGACCGTCGAGCTGCGACCGCTGAGCGTGTCCGGCATCCGTACGGTCCTGGAGCGGGCGCACGGCGGCCCGGTCGACGACGCGTTCGTCGAGGCCGCGGCCCGCGCCACCCGAGGCAGTCCCAAGGTGCTGTGCGCCGCGGTCGTCCCACTCGTCCGGGGCCCGCAGAGCTGGTCGCCCGGCGCGCTGGCGGAGCTGACCTCGCGGGCCAAGGACGCCGCCGACAAGCAGGTGTCCGAACTGCTGGACGCCCTCCCCGGCGACCTGGTGCTGCTGCTGCGCGCGATCGTGGTGTGCGGCCGGGAACTGCCCCCCGCGCTGTTCTGCCGGCTGGCCGGACTGCGCACCCTGTCGGCGCCGCGGGCGATCACCATGCTGCGGGCGGCCGGACTGCTCGCGCCGGGCGAGCCGTGGGCCGTGTCCGACGAAGAGACGGCCGCGTGTGTGCTGGCGGGGCTGGCGCCCGAGGCGCGGGAGGAGCTGTACGCTGCCGCGGCCCTGCTCGGCCACAAGACGGCGATCGAGGACGAGAAGCTGGCCCGGCTGCTGCTGGGCACCCGCCGGACTGGCCACGCCTGGGCGGTACAGGCCCTGCACCGGGCAGCCGCCGCGAGCCGGAACCGGGGTGACAACGCGATGTCGGCGCGCTGTCTGCAGCGGGCCCTGGACGAGGACATGGACAAGGGGGAACAGGCTCAACTGCTCCTGGAACTCGGTGCCGCCGAGATGGCGGAGTCCCCGCACGCGGGCGACGCGCCCCTCGTCCAGGTCTTCATGGACACCACCAACGGGGTGCTCGCGCCGCTGCGACTGGGGGCCATCGACCTGCTGTACGCCAAGGGGGTCGAGGCCGTGGCGACCCGGCTCGCGGCCCAGGACACCCCGGTCGGCGAGCCGCTGTCGCCCGCGGCCCCGTGGCCCATGGAGCTGACGAACCCCCAGGACCAGTCCCACGACCAGTTGCTGGAACGTCTGCTGGACTCCTCGCCGGCCGCCGCCCTCGCGGGCCATCCGGTGCGCTCTGCACTCACCGCCTGGCGGCTGATGCTGCGGGGCCAGTCCGCCGACCGCAGTCAGGAGCTGGCCCGCCTAGCACTGGGTCAGTCACAGGGCGACAGCTCCCTGTTCGCGACGCGGATCATGGCCTGCCGGGTGTTGGTGGTGCACGGCCGGTACGACGAAGCACTGGCCGGCCTGGACGCCGTACTGACGGAGACCTCACAGCAGTACATGGAGACCGTCCACGCCCGGGCACTGGAGGCCCGTGCCTGGGCCCTGCTGCGCTGCGCCCGGCTCAAGGAGGCGGAGCTCGACCTCAACCTGGTGCGAAAGCGGCTGCCGGCCCACCGCTGGCACCCTTCGGTCTCGCTGCGGTTCACCACACTGGAGATGGTGCTGCGCGTGTACAGGTCGCAGTTCGGCGCGGCCCTGCGACTGGCCGAGGAGGCCGGTCAGGGGGCCGAGTGGGACGCCACGGGGTGGCCCGGACTGCTGTGGGCCCGCGGTTGTGCGCGGCTGGGCGACGGTGACGCCGTCGGCGCCGCCACCGATCTGGAGGAGTGCGGGCGGCGTCTGTTACACAAACAGATCGTGCATCCGAACTTCATCTCGTGGCGCTACTTCGCGGCGGTCGCCCGGCATGTGTGCGGAGACGTCGAGGCGGCGACCCGTCTGGCCGAGGAGCACCAGCGGCTGTCCTCGGCGTGGAACAAGCCGAGCGCCGTGGGGACAATCGCGGTGGGCATCGCCCTGGCCTCCGACCGGGAGCTGGGCGAGGACGCGCTCGTCCGGGCGGCCCGGGCGGTGAGCAGTTCGGACACGTTACCGAGCGCACCGGAGCTGGCCGCGTGGACCGCGGCATTGCTGTCGGCGGGGACATCCGCCGTCCCGGTCATCGGGCTGGAGACCGGGGCCGATCCCGGGTGA